The genomic region TTCCTTGCGTTTGTCACGGCGGACGTTGCCTTGAATCAAAAAGCGTTGCGCCTGCACGGTGGTCAGCCGTTCGTCGAGCGTCTTGAGGGGGATGGCCACCGCATCCTTCAGCACGGCCACGAATTCCTGCACCTTGAGCGCCGCCGGTCCGTAACTGCCGTCCATGTTGCGCGGCAAACCGACCAGGATCAACTCGACCTCCTTTTCCCGCATGAGTTCCTTCAAGCGCGCGAGAAACTTGGTGAACGGTTCCGCAGGAATGAACTCCAACGGCTGGGCAATCATCTTCAACTCGTCGCTGATGGCGATGCCGATCCGTTTCGTTCCATGGTCTATGGCGAGAATGCGCATACTGGTTACCTTGTCCAAACGCAAACGCCTTACTGTGTCGCAGTAAATCACTGGAAACAAGCTCGCAATCACCACTGGACCGTGGCAGCCGACGTGAGTCGGCTCTGACTTTCCTCGAATTCTGATGGAGCGGACTCACGTCTGCTGCTGCAAGGTCCACCGGGAGGGACCGGGTGAGAGGCCATCCGGAGATTATTTTCGAGAACTACTTTATTCGCCGAACCCTTCCTGATACAAATCAACCCGTATGTTCAACCTCCAAAATAAAATCGCCCTCGTCACGGGCGCTGGATCGGGAAATCGGCGCCGCCATCGCCGAAGCCTTTGCCCAAGCCAACGCTCATGTGTTTGTCACCGACCGCGACGATAAAAGCGGGCGGGAAACCGCAGCGAGAATCAAGGCCAGCAACGGTCAAGCTGAGTTTCTCCCGCTTGATGTGTCGAAGGAAAGTGATTGCGCCAAGGTTGCCAAACAGGTCGAACAGAGCCAAGGCCGCCTCGATGTGCTCGTCAACAATGCCGGCATCGGCCACGTCGGCACGATGTTGACCACAACCGGCGGCGATCTGGACCGTTTGTACGCCGTCAATGTGCGCGGCGTTTTCAACATGACCAAGATTTTTCTGCCGGGAATGGTCGGACGCAAATCCGGCGTGATCCTCAGTCTCGCCTCCATCGGTGGCGTGGTTGGCCTGCGAGATCGGCTCGCTTATTGCGCGACCAAGTTCGCGGTCGTCGGTATGACAAAAAGCATGGCGCTCGATCACGCGCGTGACGGCATTCGCGTCAACTGCCTTTGTCCGGGCCGGGTGGAAACTCCGTTTGTCACCGCGCGGCTCAAGGAATATCCCGACCCGCAAAAGGCGTATCGAGAAATGGCGGACTCCCAGGCCCTCGGCCGCATGGGCAAGCCGGAGGAAATCGCCGCCGCCGCCGTTTATCTAGCGAGTGACGAAGCCGCGTTCATTACTGGCACTGCGTTCATTATCGACGGCGGCTTGAGTGCGGGAAAGTAAGCACATTGGCGAACGGGCGCTTGAAATTTTATTCGAACGGCTGGGTAAGTTGTAGGGAAATTACGGCAACCCGGTCGCGCAGATTACTGTGGGAATAAGTATGTCAATACCATTGGCTGACATGTTTTAGTTTTCCAGCTACGCAAAATGAAAACGCTACGTTTCGTTCCTTTTATTGCCGTTTGCCTCGCCGGCTGCACTACTGCTTTTTGGACCGACATGATTCCCTCCGAGCGAAAGAAGACTTACCACACCATGTTTGCCATTTCGGTCAAACAGGACATTAAAGCAGAATTGAAATCTGAACAACCTTGGAATAGTCCAACATGGCGAGCATTCTGGATCAGGCGTTGTGAACAAGTTTATCACAGTCAGGGAATGGGAGATCCATACGTTCAGTACATTGTTGATCAGCGTCGTGAGGCGGGGTTGCCTGACATTCCAGAAATCATAAATCGCGATTTTCGGACGGCATGGGAGTGTTTTAGAAGTGCCACAGATCCAGCAATTGAACGCGAAGCACAAGGTCTTCCGCCCCCCGCTCTCGAAGGGAAGACTTGGCCTGACTATTGGCGAATAAGATTTGAACTTACCCGCTTTGACACAAAGATTGGCGAGAAGGGTGTAACTTACATAAAGCAAAAGAGGGAAGAATTACATCTGCCACCAGTTGCCGAGCCTCGAAAAGGGCTTATCCACTAACACTTAACCCAACGCTTCTCTATCACGGACAACACCGCCGCATCCATGACTGCTTGCGCTTGCGCACCTTCGAGAAAGGACGGGACGCATGGACGTTGGTTCAGAATGGCGTCGATGAATTCCACGTCTTGATCGTAACGGAAAGTGACGAGCGGATCGCCTTCGCGCGGGTCGCGCGGTGAACCGGGCCATTTCAAATAGTCTTCTGGCAATGGGACCGTTTGCAAACTCTTGCCGCCGCGCTTGGCGATTTGTAATTCG from Verrucomicrobiota bacterium harbors:
- the ruvX gene encoding Holliday junction resolvase RuvX — encoded protein: MRILAIDHGTKRIGIAISDELKMIAQPLEFIPAEPFTKFLARLKELMREKEVELILVGLPRNMDGSYGPAALKVQEFVAVLKDAVAIPLKTLDERLTTVQAQRFLIQGNVRRDKRKEKVDKTAAAILLQSYLDSLGVKRET